The DNA window GCGGGCGACCGGACGGCCGCCGCGGCGAGTTGGCAGGAGGCGTTGCGGATCGTGGACGAGCTCGGCGCCGAGGGGAACGCCGAGCTGTCGCGTTCGGAGCTCCTCGAGGCACTGGAGTCGGTCAGGTAGTGCACTCCACCGACGTCGGCATCGATCCCGTCAGCACCTTGTAGGCGTTCTTGAAGTCACGGCACCGTTCGGCGACCTCCGGGTGGCTCGGGTCGGAGCTGCCGAAGAACCCGATCTGTACGTTGACCATGCCCATGTCGTGCCGGTCCGCGTAGCGGTTCGTGTTCGGCCGTGCCTTCGTCCAGTACCAGCGGGAGATCTTGTCGCTCCACGCGAGCGTCGCCGCGCGGCTCGGGTTGCCGAGCAGGTCCGTTCCGAGGGCGTTGCCGGCGCCGCGGTAGTTGAAGTCTCCGGTCAGCTGGATGAACCCGCGCCCGCGGTAGGTCGACGATCCGTTCTGCGCGGCCGCGTAGTTGACGGTCGACTCGTTCACGACCGTGGCGAGGAACGCCGCCTTGCGTGCGGGGGTCGTGATGTGACCGGCCTGCATCTCGCGGATCAGTCCGGGCAGCCCGGTCTCGACGACGGCCCGGCTCGCGACCTTCGCGCCGAACATCGCGTGCAGCTGGTCGTACGTCACCGCGGCGCTGCCACCGGGAGAGGAGTCGATGCCGCATTCCGCGGGCGGCGTCGTCACGGGCAGGTTCGGAGTGTGGTGCGTGGTGGAGATGGTCTGGTGCGGCGTGATCTTGGTGTCGGTCTGGCGGGTGGGCAGGGTGACGAGGTGGCGCCAGGTGTTGGTGGGGGTGTCCCGGACGAGGAGACCGGCGCCGGGGGACGTGATCGCGGCCTGGCTCCAGCCCGACGTACGAATGGTGGTGATCGTGGCGGTGAAACCGCCGCCCTGGGTGGTGACGTCGGCGGCGCGCAACGTGCCGCTGGTGTCGGTGTAGAAGAGCTCCTGGTCGTTGCCGGCGTTCGACCACAGGGCGAGGGGATAGCCGATGGTCTTCACCAGCGCCGTCTTCTTGGGGCGCTGGGTGGCCGTGACGCCAGTGGCGATGTAGAGGTTGCCGCCCTTGGTGCCGTAGAGGCGGCGGCCGTCGGAGGTGAGGCGGCTGTAGTCGTACGGCCCGGGCTTGGCCGGGTCGCCGGTGTGGAGGTTCTTCGTGGACGTGATGGCGGCCTTGCCGGTGCTGAAGTTGTAGAGGCGCAGCCCGCCGTCCCGGTCGGTGACGAAGAGCTGGACGACGCCCTTGGCGGAGTCGTGGGCGGCGACGGCGAGGGCCGGCCTGGCGGCGTTGAACGTGTAGATCTTGCGCCATCCGTAGACGGTGGGCTTGGTGGAAGCCGGTCCGGAGATCGAGCTGTACCAGAGCTCCTTGCCGTTGCCGCGCAGCTGGAACAGTCGCGCAGCGGCGTCGCCACACGTCACTTTGTCGTACGGCGTCGCCGCGTGTGCCTGACCGCGGGTGGGTGCGGTGCCGGCGTCGGCGGCGATCCCGAGCCCTGCCGCCAGGGCGATGGTCACGATGCCGGCGACTGCCTGGCCGAGTCTTCTGCTCATCGGGAAAGGTCTCCTGGAGATGGGTACGTCGGCGGTGGGAGCTCGGACCGGTCGCCCACTCCCCCTGCGTGGTGGGCGACCGGTCGTTGGATCGAGCTCAGTCGATCCGGATGTAGAACTGGCTGTACGTCGTGTTCCTGGGGTGGACGTCGCGGTGCACCGACGCGGTGCCGCTGCCCCAGTTGCCTTCGAGCGTGTAGATGTTGCCGTTCGCGCCGACGCGGTCGACGATGCCGATGTGGGAGTTGCCGGGGCGGAAGTCCCCGTTGCCGTCCCAGTCGAACGCGATGAGGTCACCGGCCCGCGGCGTGGTCACCCGTCGCAGGCCGCTGCGGCCCTCTCGTGCGGCGATCACCCACTGCTGAACGGCGAGATGCTTGAAGCTCGTCACCCCAGCCTTGTGGTTGGTCACCCAACTCACGAAGCCCGCACACCACGGTGTCGTCACGGTGTGCTCACTCGGCCAGGCCCACGCGAGGTACTTGTCGGCCTCGGGCCCTTCCTCGGTGCCGAGCTCGGCGCGGGCGATCGAGACGACGTTGGACGTCGTCCTCGGCGCGCAGCTGTCCGGCGGAGTCGTGAGCGGAGGGTTGGGCGTGTGGTGGGTGGTAGAGATCGTCTGGTGCGGCGTGATGGGCGTGCTGGTCGCCTTGGTGGGAAGGGTGATGAGGTGGCGCCAGGTGTTGGTGGGCGTGTCCCGGACGAGGAGTCCGCCGCCCGGTGAGGTGATCGCGGCCTGCTTCCAGCCGCTGCCACGGACGGTGGTGATCGCGGCCGTGAACCCGCTGCCCTTGGTGGTGATGTCGACGGCGCGGAGGACTCCGGCGCTGTCGGTGTAGAGGAGCTCCTGGTCGTTGCCGGCGTTCGACCACAGGGCGAGCGGATAGCCGATCGTCTTGACGGTGGCGGACTTCTCCGGGCGCCGGACCGTGGTGACGCCGGTCATCAGGTGGAGTTGGCCACCCTTGGTGCCGTAGAGGCGGCGGCCGTCGGACGTGAGCCGGCTGAAGTCGTACGGTCCGGGCTTGGCCGGGTTGCCGGTGTGCAGGTTCCTGGTCGAGCCGATGGTGGCCTTGGCGGTGTCGAAGTTGTAGACGCGCAGGCCGCCGTCCCGGTCGGTGACGAAGAGCTTGACGACACCCTTCACCGTCGCGTGGGCCGCGACCGCGAGGGCCGGCCTGGTGGTGCTGAACGTGTAGACCTTGCGCCATCCGTAGACAACGGGCTTGGCGGCGGCAGGCCCGGAGATCGAGCTGTACCAGAGCTCCTTGCCGTTGCCGCGCAGCTGGAACAACCGCGCAGCGGCGTCGCCACACGTCACCTGGTCGTACGGCGTCGCCGCCTCCGCGACGGGATCGCCGGCGACCGGCGTCGCGAGGACACCAGCCGCGCACGCGGCGATCGCGGACAGCCCCGCGAGCAGTGTTCTTGTCAGCTTCCTCATGAGGCGTTCACCCACGTCATCCAGAGATTCGCCAATGGGTCTTGAAGGATCTTGTCGGTGGCGGGAATCTGAACGCCGGTCTTCGCCGAGTAGAAGCGAACGACGGTGCGTCCGACTCCACCGGAGGCACCGGCGAGAATCCCCTTCTTGGACAGGGTTTCGTCCTCCTCGGCGGTGACGGAGACGACCGCGCCGCGCGGAGCCGAGGTGATGACCAGATCGCCGTTCGTGGCGACGGCCAACGACGTCGCGCCAGTGCACTTGTGCGTCGCGTTCGCGTGGATGACGGGGCCGTTCGCGGTGAAGCGGATCGCACAGCCGGTCACTGCGGTACCGGCTTGGGTGTCGGCGTGTACGCCTACGCCGGCGACCAGTGCGCTACCCAGCAGGGCAGCAGACGCGCCCGCGACGGCGAATCGCTTGTGTGTACTCATCATCTTCCCGTTCCGCCGACTCAGAGCCACCGCTGGGGGGCGGAACTGCCACACGTCTCCAAGGTCCCGCCGACGAGCCAGTTCGCAGAGATGCACTGGTTCACCAGCGCGCTGCGGAAGCGGTATCCGCCACTGGGGTGGCTTTCGAACTTCCAGAGCTGCGCGGTGTGCCCGCCACAGTTCGAGGTGACGCCGGCCTTCGCGCCGCCCGGGCTCGTGTGCAGGCATCGACCGGTGTGGACGTTCTTGAACCGGCGGTGGCTGCCGTCCCTGATGACCTGCCACTTCGTCACGTCGCTGCCGGTGCACTTCGCGAGGTGCAACTTCCTGTCCTTGCCGTCGGCGAGACACAGGTTGGCGTTCGGGTTTCGGTAGGACTCGGGCTCGGCAGCAATCGCCGTCACGTCGGCAGCGGGTGCCGCCGCCGGGTCGGCAGGCCGTGCGAGTGCGGACGTCGGCGTGACGATCAGTCCGCCGGCCGCGAGCACCGCCGCGGCGACGACGGTTTGGAGCTTGGTCATGGCGTCTTCACTCCTTGCGGGTGGGTTAATCCCGAACGGGCCGTGAAGTTGCCAGGTGTGGCGAAACCGGTCGATCGTTGTGGCACAGGCTGAAAGGAGTGACGTGCGCGGCGATCGCCGCCAAGTGCCCTAGCCTCGATCTCTCGTCCAACGGTTGGCTCGACCGGCCCGGCCCGCCCTGGGGCCAATGATCATGTAAACATGATCATTGGCCGCTTTACGTGGGGTGGACGCCAGGTAGAGGGGCCACTGGCCGGGTAAGGCGACCCACCAACACCTGAAGTCCTGAGGCTAGGGCAACGGCGCCAGGCCGAGGTGCTCCCGCAGCGAGTCGATGAGGCAGGGTCGGGTCAGCGGCGCCGCGACTTGCCCGTCCTGAACTGCTTCAGGTACGCCAGCGCCATCGTCAGCGACGCGCCCAAGGGATCGGCGTTCCGGCGGAGGCGCGAGAGCAGGATGCCGCCCTGGACGGCGGCCAACACCGCGGCCGCGAGCTCGTCGGGGTCCGCGCCCACCGCGAGTTCGCCGCGACTCTGCAGCCGCTTCAGTCCGTCCCGCAGGTAGCCCTGCCAGGTCCGGAACGCCTCGTTCAGCAGCTCGCGCAGCGCGTCGTCGGCGTCGACCTCGCCAGCGAACGTGCCGAGCCGGCAGGCCAGCGGCCCGGCTGAGGTGCTGTGTCGCGCGAGCAGCTCGGTAGCCCAGGTGTCGAGATCGTCCCAGGAGTCCAGGCTGTCAAGGCCAGGTTGCGCGGACAGGACGCGGTCGAGCTGCCGCGCGATGACGGCACGTACGAGCTCCTGCTTGTTCGCGAAGTAGTGGTACAGCTGCGACTTTCCCGCGCCACAGTAGGCGAGAACCTCGTCGAGCGAGGTCCTCGCGATCCCGTTCGCGTACATCAGATCCGCTGCAGCCTCGACGATCGCAGCCCGGCTCTGCCGGCCGCGCGCGGTCGCCGGCAGGGCGGCCTGGTCGGCCACAACCTTGGAAGCCATCCACCGACGATACCGCGCTCGACCGCATCTTGTACCGGCCGGTCCAGAGTGCGAGAGTGGGAGGCATGCAGCCGAACGAGGCCGGGCTCTACGTCCCCGAAGACCCGTTTCACCAACGTCTGCACCACGTTGGGCCTGACCTGCTGTCGGCCCAGACCGCGCAGACGAGCGGCATGCGCCGGGTCGAGGCGATCAGCGGCAAGAGCGTCGGCGCGAGCAACCTCTGGATGGGGCAGACCCACGTGGCGGCCGCGACCAACTCCGGCAACCACCACCACGGCGACTCGGAGACCGCGATCTATGTCGTGAGTGGACACCCGGAGTTCGTCTTCGCCGAGATCGACGATCCGTCCAAGGAGATCCGGCTCGCCACCAAGCCGGGCGACTACATCTTCGTGCCGCCGTACGTCCCACACCGCGAGGAGAACCCGGACCCCGACGAGGAGGCGGTCGTCGTGATCGCGCGGACGACCCAGGACGCGATCGTCGTCAACCTTCCCGACCTTCGCTGGGTCGGGCCAGAACGTACCACTTAGTACAAGACCGTTGGCCGAGCGTGGACATTCGGCTCACATCGCGAGACAGGGCTGGCAGATCCAATCTCCTACTCTCATAGTAGGGATTATGTCCGGCCTGGTTCTTCTCACCTCGCGACGCGTGATCGACCACATGCGCGTCGCGAGCGGCCGCTGTCGTACGGCCGTTTCGCCAACGACTAGGTCGTGTCTGGCAAATAGCGCCGGTCATCGCGCGTAGCGCGATGGCGCGCGGCGCCCCGCGCCCGTATGGGCGTGGTGCAGGAGGAACTCATATTGGTTATATGGGTGACGATGTGCACCGCGGCCAGACGGGATGTGGGGTGTCGCGCGCCAGGCGATCTTTGACAGACACGGCCAAGGCATCGCGGCGCCACTGTCGATTCCGCGTGCCGCTCATCCTCCCCTTCCTCCCCGGAGGTGTGCGTGACCACACGCACGGACATCCCCAGCACAACCACCGAAGCCGACTTCCGATCGACCTTCCGGCAGTTCGCCGCCGGCGTCGTTGTCATCACCGCCGACGCGGGTGCCGGGCCGGTGGGATTCACCGCGACCTCGCTCGCCTCGGTGTCGCTCCGCCCACCGCTGGTGTCGTTCGCGTTGTCCACCACGGCCTCGAGCTGGCCGACGATCGCGGAGACCGGCGGCATAGTCATCAACTTCCTGGACGCCACCCAGCACTGGATCGCCACCCAGTTCGCGACGAGCGGGATTGACCGGTTCGCCGCGCCGGTCAGCTGGTTCCGGCTGGGCACCGGCGAGCCCGTGCTCGACGGAACGCCCGGCCATCTGCGCGGCGAGGTCGAACACCGCCACACCGTAGGCGACCACCAACTCGTCATCGCCCGCGTGACGCACACGGCCGTCAACCCGCACGCGCCGCTCGTCTACCACGACGGCTCGTACGGGACCGTCCGCCGGCACTAGGCACGCGAAACCCTCAACGTCACAAGCAAGGAAGACTCTCGTGACACAACGACAGCTCAAGCTCGGCGCCGTGCTCTTTGGCGTCGGAGGACCCGGCCAGCACGACGTCTGGAAGCACCCCGAGATCCCGGGCGACGCCAGCATCGACATCCAGTGGTACATCGAACTCGCCCGCCGGGCAGAGGCGGCGAAGTTCGACCTGATCTTCATCGTGGACAGCCAGTTCATCACCCCGGACTCGCCGCCGCACTACCTCAACCGACTCGAGCCGCTCACCCTGCTCTCCGCGGTCGCGGTGTCCACTACCCACATCGGGCTGGTCGGCACGCTCACGACGTCGTACAACACCCCGTTCAACCTGGCTCGCCGGCTCGCCTCGCTCGACCTCATCAGCAAGGGCCGTGCCGGGTGGAACGTCGTCGCCACCGGCGACGGAGGAACGGCCGGCAACTACAGCCGAGACGAGCACTACGACTACGAGACCAGGTACGGGCGCGCGCTGGAGTCCGTACGCGTCTGCCAAGGATTGTGGGACTCCTACGAGGACGACGCGTTCCCGCGCGATCTCGCGACCGGCGTGTTCGTCGACCCGAGCAAGCAGCACCAGCTGAACCACCAGGGCGAGTACTTCTCGGTCGTCGGTCCGCTGAACATCTCGCGCTCCCCACAGGGCCAGCCGGTGATCTTCCAGGCCGGCGACTCCGACGAGGGACGCGACCTCGGCGCCACCATCG is part of the Tenggerimyces flavus genome and encodes:
- a CDS encoding glycoside hydrolase family 19 protein → MSRRLGQAVAGIVTIALAAGLGIAADAGTAPTRGQAHAATPYDKVTCGDAAARLFQLRGNGKELWYSSISGPASTKPTVYGWRKIYTFNAARPALAVAAHDSAKGVVQLFVTDRDGGLRLYNFSTGKAAITSTKNLHTGDPAKPGPYDYSRLTSDGRRLYGTKGGNLYIATGVTATQRPKKTALVKTIGYPLALWSNAGNDQELFYTDTSGTLRAADVTTQGGGFTATITTIRTSGWSQAAITSPGAGLLVRDTPTNTWRHLVTLPTRQTDTKITPHQTISTTHHTPNLPVTTPPAECGIDSSPGGSAAVTYDQLHAMFGAKVASRAVVETGLPGLIREMQAGHITTPARKAAFLATVVNESTVNYAAAQNGSSTYRGRGFIQLTGDFNYRGAGNALGTDLLGNPSRAATLAWSDKISRWYWTKARPNTNRYADRHDMGMVNVQIGFFGSSDPSHPEVAERCRDFKNAYKVLTGSMPTSVECTT
- a CDS encoding CHAP domain-containing protein, whose amino-acid sequence is MRKLTRTLLAGLSAIAACAAGVLATPVAGDPVAEAATPYDQVTCGDAAARLFQLRGNGKELWYSSISGPAAAKPVVYGWRKVYTFSTTRPALAVAAHATVKGVVKLFVTDRDGGLRVYNFDTAKATIGSTRNLHTGNPAKPGPYDFSRLTSDGRRLYGTKGGQLHLMTGVTTVRRPEKSATVKTIGYPLALWSNAGNDQELLYTDSAGVLRAVDITTKGSGFTAAITTVRGSGWKQAAITSPGGGLLVRDTPTNTWRHLITLPTKATSTPITPHQTISTTHHTPNPPLTTPPDSCAPRTTSNVVSIARAELGTEEGPEADKYLAWAWPSEHTVTTPWCAGFVSWVTNHKAGVTSFKHLAVQQWVIAAREGRSGLRRVTTPRAGDLIAFDWDGNGDFRPGNSHIGIVDRVGANGNIYTLEGNWGSGTASVHRDVHPRNTTYSQFYIRID
- a CDS encoding RICIN domain-containing protein: MTKLQTVVAAAVLAAGGLIVTPTSALARPADPAAAPAADVTAIAAEPESYRNPNANLCLADGKDRKLHLAKCTGSDVTKWQVIRDGSHRRFKNVHTGRCLHTSPGGAKAGVTSNCGGHTAQLWKFESHPSGGYRFRSALVNQCISANWLVGGTLETCGSSAPQRWL
- a CDS encoding TetR/AcrR family transcriptional regulator; translated protein: MASKVVADQAALPATARGRQSRAAIVEAAADLMYANGIARTSLDEVLAYCGAGKSQLYHYFANKQELVRAVIARQLDRVLSAQPGLDSLDSWDDLDTWATELLARHSTSAGPLACRLGTFAGEVDADDALRELLNEAFRTWQGYLRDGLKRLQSRGELAVGADPDELAAAVLAAVQGGILLSRLRRNADPLGASLTMALAYLKQFRTGKSRRR
- a CDS encoding cupin domain-containing protein → MQPNEAGLYVPEDPFHQRLHHVGPDLLSAQTAQTSGMRRVEAISGKSVGASNLWMGQTHVAAATNSGNHHHGDSETAIYVVSGHPEFVFAEIDDPSKEIRLATKPGDYIFVPPYVPHREENPDPDEEAVVVIARTTQDAIVVNLPDLRWVGPERTT
- a CDS encoding flavin reductase family protein, giving the protein MTTRTDIPSTTTEADFRSTFRQFAAGVVVITADAGAGPVGFTATSLASVSLRPPLVSFALSTTASSWPTIAETGGIVINFLDATQHWIATQFATSGIDRFAAPVSWFRLGTGEPVLDGTPGHLRGEVEHRHTVGDHQLVIARVTHTAVNPHAPLVYHDGSYGTVRRH
- a CDS encoding LLM class flavin-dependent oxidoreductase codes for the protein MTQRQLKLGAVLFGVGGPGQHDVWKHPEIPGDASIDIQWYIELARRAEAAKFDLIFIVDSQFITPDSPPHYLNRLEPLTLLSAVAVSTTHIGLVGTLTTSYNTPFNLARRLASLDLISKGRAGWNVVATGDGGTAGNYSRDEHYDYETRYGRALESVRVCQGLWDSYEDDAFPRDLATGVFVDPSKQHQLNHQGEYFSVVGPLNISRSPQGQPVIFQAGDSDEGRDLGATIGEGIFTHAPTLEAGQAFYRDIKSRAAAKGRNPDHIVVMPGITPILAETDEEAQAIEENARLKKDFGKTLAQFGRPFGWHDFTQYDLDAPFPDLGDLGDHSFKTQADKIKAVAKENGYTLRQTVEHFSQSRRPPFVGSPLTVANKIQEWFEGRALDGLNVHVTVPSELAKFTDQVLPILRERGVVRSEYEADTLRGNLGIPIPENVHTAARNAAQTVPAPELDRSGAR